From Mycoplasmopsis gallinacea, the proteins below share one genomic window:
- a CDS encoding YcsE-related riboflavin metabolism phosphatase, whose translation MKKIKDIVKIAAFDVDGTLLPNGHMRFSNNIRKMFQELREHKIVSVLATAREFATIGDFLEQLNPDYFIGANGTFIWDVQNKEFVYKKTLIKDEVIQLYRLIQDDVRGFSITDFNKVYKSPNVNLNSWFIRPFKDNYHDFDKEVLGTDDLYVITLNTEHPNEVSEKINKIIQENNFQMEVSAIWSKGIFVGPIAINKSNALSYLTNKLGLSLDNLIAFGDSENDYEMLKDAFYGVAMECAKQPIKEVAKDIALDCEYDGTYLKLKELEII comes from the coding sequence ATGAAAAAAATAAAAGATATAGTAAAAATTGCAGCTTTTGATGTTGATGGTACATTATTACCAAATGGGCATATGCGTTTTTCTAATAACATTAGAAAAATGTTCCAAGAATTAAGAGAGCATAAAATTGTTTCTGTGCTTGCAACAGCTAGAGAATTTGCAACTATTGGTGATTTTTTAGAACAATTAAACCCAGATTATTTCATCGGAGCAAATGGGACTTTTATTTGAGATGTTCAAAACAAAGAATTTGTGTATAAAAAAACCTTGATTAAAGATGAAGTTATTCAACTTTACCGTTTAATTCAAGATGATGTTAGAGGGTTTTCAATTACCGATTTTAATAAGGTTTATAAATCACCTAATGTCAATTTAAATTCATGATTTATTCGTCCATTTAAAGATAATTACCATGACTTTGATAAAGAAGTTTTAGGTACAGATGATTTATATGTAATTACTTTAAATACAGAACATCCAAATGAAGTAAGTGAGAAAATAAACAAAATCATTCAAGAAAATAACTTTCAAATGGAAGTGTCTGCCATTTGAAGTAAAGGTATTTTTGTTGGACCAATTGCAATTAACAAAAGTAATGCTCTTTCATATTTAACAAATAAATTAGGTTTATCTCTTGATAATTTAATAGCTTTTGGCGATAGTGAAAATGACTATGAAATGCTTAAAGATGCATTTTATGGTGTTGCAATGGAATGTGCAAAACAACCAATTAAAGAAGTAGCTAAAGATATTGCTCTTGATTGTGAATATGATGGTACTTACTTAAAACTTAAGGAACTTGAAATTATCTAA
- a CDS encoding pseudouridine synthase family protein: MFYKYYKKSGVYTNSEVRKLGRSLGAKKVGHSGILDPLAQGLVLVATDADTRLLEFINFKNKKYVAKCKFGYFSDTLDTDAEQIHKLENPVLITKENLLIALEKIKQLKEQLPPKYSAKKINGVRAYVYARENKEVELKMQKIEILNASLIEFDDQKQEATFAFDVSEGTYIRSLLRDIAALCKTEMVMSYLKRDAVGLVKLEKLEPAQYSEISYDLIFDLNNFVLNEKQVLDLSFGREIKAFSTNMKNLEKVLLINKSTSLICAVGEFKNGKIYPKKVFPERLLWKK, from the coding sequence ATGTTTTATAAATATTACAAAAAAAGTGGTGTCTATACAAATTCTGAAGTAAGGAAACTCGGGAGAAGCTTAGGTGCTAAAAAAGTAGGTCATTCTGGAATTTTAGACCCATTAGCACAAGGATTAGTTTTAGTAGCTACTGATGCAGATACAAGGCTTTTAGAGTTTATTAACTTCAAAAATAAAAAATATGTTGCAAAATGCAAATTTGGCTATTTTTCAGATACTTTAGATACAGATGCAGAGCAAATTCATAAACTAGAAAATCCTGTGCTAATAACTAAGGAAAATCTTTTAATTGCTCTTGAAAAAATCAAGCAACTTAAAGAACAATTGCCCCCAAAATATAGTGCTAAAAAAATTAATGGGGTTAGAGCTTACGTATATGCAAGGGAAAATAAAGAAGTAGAGCTTAAAATGCAAAAAATAGAAATATTAAATGCTTCGCTTATTGAATTTGATGATCAAAAACAAGAAGCTACCTTTGCTTTTGATGTTTCTGAAGGAACTTACATTCGCTCTCTTTTAAGAGATATTGCAGCTCTTTGCAAGACCGAAATGGTAATGAGCTATCTTAAAAGAGATGCAGTTGGTTTAGTTAAGTTAGAAAAGTTAGAACCTGCACAATATAGCGAAATTTCTTATGATTTAATTTTTGATTTAAACAACTTTGTTTTAAATGAAAAGCAGGTTCTTGATTTATCTTTTGGTAGGGAAATTAAAGCATTTTCCACTAATATGAAAAACTTAGAAAAGGTTTTATTAATTAACAAAAGCACCAGTTTAATTTGTGCCGTTGGTGAATTTAAAAACGGTAAAATTTACCCGAAAAAAGTATTTCCTGAGAGGTTATTATGAAAAAAATAA
- a CDS encoding coiled-coil domain-containing protein, producing MNNGGGKQKMLIKNENSSFLFGKRDETTNKKRKRNLLWALLGVSVISLLITPFVVTHCANVEEIKNNEKKIETLNWQVAKRKNEINLLKNDLDHKNRQIETLSANIATEREKLITAKSKLVALVGNSNEDFYPSANGENASESSIVGNLNAQISSLKGTIREKEAKISRLEKDLKTLKQDYESLKLKLKNVEKENVRLLNEIENIIAINKQKMDKLNLEISHLQGENEKKMNIIKEKETQIISLNSNISNLKSKIVQHENTIKENEAKISNLNSELKLNKEMLVNFFMDYRSTINELLFEIDKLKDSNNNFVNSLFANINENLDPNNPDLAEISKYSLPKDTYLTLINGEKIIIDESKELLISSSYAAWNSLDFEDKALLDKFLNSESKEYKETLISELNSNNSHFKKHLKLVSLIKNAIINNTKVLNESLTKVIELNNQRDEKLRKYLNGLINKIEELTGEKYHPTRDFGVNGENAEGGLVYKLRSEIVNLENIIAINKSKLNEYVGSSETNFIAGENGENALENSLVYKLRQQIEDKTNLLNSKESELLNKNSELKNKALDIKRLEKEKVSLISEISANKAEIRQLKDVKKQNEKNINELKSKNILLEKAGVEKDESVRKLNQLLAAYLSEISDLKTKLKQANNNNDEAQSTILEMKRKLKKLTGSDDPAFDVGISGENALEGSLIDKLNKIIKSKELSIARLENELEIEKTKSIELEKMWNKLNVREISNSSLLSSTRTTFYPEGHIWQGMVKNRYNTHFKRILHGFDSIDSDALAFDMYFSKDGQWNMSKILRAYKEKDKTLNPPTYFAEFVLKKDGFKTKADIDQEIALLERRKFELLEGIQDLELEYSDEDDIERLRTELREVESKIDRTIDKYLINRTDFAFGSELTGQERFTLLFAGIEHKNITLSEIENNIRSFNQDTSNQFIKTYRVKQLVASEKSSTFHFRESEIEIKWQPIIKVSRDERKIIFKTYALPLYITNRAGNDKPTSFTLSLFERKPMPDIEYIFADSWYEATHDRKVPTTVPKRYLVYDDDDSGDSWGSTADPKWEEKYEWDLNSFALRNMGNVYLYDAITVPKDFNSMSEHIPTSMVLQLK from the coding sequence ATGAATAACGGAGGAGGAAAACAAAAAATGTTAATCAAAAACGAAAATAGTTCGTTTCTTTTCGGGAAAAGAGATGAGACTACTAACAAAAAACGCAAAAGAAATTTACTTTGAGCATTGCTCGGTGTTAGTGTTATTAGTTTATTAATAACACCTTTTGTAGTTACTCATTGTGCAAATGTAGAAGAAATCAAAAACAATGAAAAGAAAATTGAAACTTTGAATTGGCAAGTAGCTAAAAGAAAAAATGAAATTAACTTGCTCAAAAATGATTTGGATCACAAAAATAGGCAAATTGAGACTTTAAGTGCCAATATTGCTACCGAAAGGGAAAAGTTAATTACAGCTAAGTCAAAACTTGTAGCATTAGTCGGTAATTCAAATGAAGATTTTTATCCAAGTGCTAATGGAGAAAATGCTTCTGAAAGTTCAATTGTTGGAAACTTAAATGCCCAAATTTCTAGTTTAAAAGGCACAATTAGAGAAAAAGAAGCTAAAATTTCACGCCTTGAAAAAGACTTAAAAACTTTAAAACAAGATTATGAAAGTTTAAAACTGAAACTCAAAAATGTTGAAAAAGAAAACGTCCGGCTTTTAAATGAAATTGAAAACATTATTGCAATTAATAAACAAAAGATGGATAAATTAAATTTAGAAATTTCTCATTTACAAGGTGAAAACGAAAAGAAAATGAATATTATCAAAGAAAAAGAAACTCAAATTATTTCTCTAAATAGCAACATTTCTAATTTAAAATCAAAAATTGTGCAGCATGAAAATACAATTAAAGAAAATGAGGCTAAAATTTCTAATTTAAATTCAGAACTTAAGTTAAATAAAGAAATGTTAGTGAATTTCTTTATGGACTATCGAAGCACAATTAATGAATTACTTTTTGAAATAGATAAATTAAAAGATAGCAATAATAATTTTGTAAATAGTCTCTTTGCTAATATTAATGAAAATCTAGATCCAAACAATCCAGATTTAGCAGAAATTAGTAAGTATTCATTACCAAAAGATACATATTTAACCTTAATAAATGGTGAAAAAATCATTATCGATGAAAGTAAAGAATTATTAATTTCTTCAAGCTATGCAGCTTGAAATAGTTTAGATTTTGAAGATAAAGCTCTTCTTGATAAGTTTTTAAATTCTGAAAGCAAGGAATATAAAGAAACCTTAATCTCTGAACTAAATAGCAATAATTCACACTTTAAAAAGCATCTTAAACTTGTTAGCTTAATAAAAAACGCAATAATAAATAACACAAAAGTCTTAAATGAAAGCTTAACAAAGGTAATAGAGTTAAATAATCAAAGAGATGAAAAATTAAGAAAATACTTAAATGGTTTAATCAATAAAATTGAAGAATTAACGGGTGAAAAATACCATCCAACTCGTGATTTTGGTGTTAATGGTGAAAATGCAGAAGGAGGATTAGTTTATAAATTAAGAAGTGAGATAGTTAATTTAGAAAACATTATTGCTATTAATAAAAGCAAATTAAACGAGTATGTTGGTAGTTCAGAAACAAACTTTATCGCTGGTGAAAATGGAGAAAATGCACTTGAAAATTCTTTAGTTTATAAATTAAGACAACAAATCGAAGATAAAACTAATTTATTAAATAGCAAAGAAAGCGAGCTTTTAAACAAAAATAGTGAGCTGAAAAATAAAGCATTAGATATAAAAAGATTAGAAAAAGAAAAAGTTAGTTTAATTAGCGAAATATCAGCTAATAAAGCTGAAATTAGGCAGTTAAAAGATGTTAAAAAACAAAATGAAAAGAATATAAATGAACTTAAATCGAAAAATATTTTACTAGAAAAAGCAGGTGTTGAAAAAGATGAAAGTGTTAGAAAACTCAATCAATTATTAGCAGCTTATCTTAGTGAAATTTCTGATTTAAAAACCAAATTAAAACAGGCTAATAACAATAATGATGAAGCGCAATCAACGATTTTAGAAATGAAAAGAAAACTTAAAAAGTTAACCGGAAGTGATGATCCTGCTTTTGATGTTGGAATTAGCGGCGAAAATGCACTTGAAGGTTCATTAATTGATAAGCTAAATAAAATAATTAAAAGTAAAGAACTTTCAATTGCCAGATTGGAAAATGAATTAGAAATTGAGAAAACAAAAAGCATTGAGCTTGAAAAAATGTGGAATAAATTAAATGTAAGAGAAATTTCTAATTCATCACTTCTTTCTTCGACAAGAACCACTTTTTATCCTGAAGGGCATATATGACAAGGGATGGTAAAAAATAGATATAATACACATTTTAAAAGAATTCTTCATGGTTTTGATTCAATTGATAGTGATGCTCTTGCTTTTGATATGTATTTCAGTAAAGATGGTCAATGAAATATGAGCAAAATCTTGAGAGCATATAAAGAAAAAGATAAAACTCTTAATCCACCAACTTATTTTGCTGAATTTGTGCTTAAAAAAGATGGGTTTAAAACCAAAGCAGATATAGATCAAGAAATTGCATTATTAGAACGGAGAAAATTTGAACTATTAGAAGGGATTCAAGATCTAGAATTAGAATATTCTGATGAAGATGATATTGAGAGACTAAGAACTGAACTTAGAGAAGTAGAAAGTAAAATTGATAGAACAATTGATAAGTACTTAATTAATAGAACTGATTTTGCTTTTGGAAGCGAACTAACTGGACAAGAGCGCTTTACATTATTATTTGCAGGGATCGAACATAAAAATATTACTCTTAGCGAAATTGAAAATAACATAAGATCGTTTAATCAAGATACAAGTAATCAATTTATAAAAACTTATCGCGTAAAACAACTTGTTGCAAGTGAAAAAAGTTCCACTTTCCACTTTAGAGAAAGTGAAATTGAAATTAAATGACAACCAATTATCAAAGTTTCTAGAGATGAAAGAAAAATTATCTTTAAAACTTATGCATTGCCTCTTTATATTACAAATAGAGCAGGAAATGATAAACCTACTTCATTTACCTTATCATTATTTGAAAGAAAACCGATGCCAGATATAGAATATATCTTTGCAGACTCATGATATGAAGCTACTCATGATAGAAAAGTACCTACCACAGTTCCAAAAAGATATTTAGTTTATGATGATGATGATAGTGGAGATTCTTGAGGAAGCACCGCTGATCCAAAATGAGAAGAAAAATATGAATGAGACTTAAATTCTTTTGCTTTACGAAATATGGGAAATGTTTACTTATATGATGCAATCACTGTCCCAAAAGACTTTAACTCAATGAGTGAGCACATTCCTACTTCGATGGTTCTTCAACTTAAATAA
- a CDS encoding PTS glucose transporter subunit IIA: MEFFKKLFCRKNKVEVPANVRKLIDALGGINNVLAYNNCVSRLRYDVKDMSLINKDELINLGFKYVIYFEGQNHVQIVYGVGVEEFNKLVKDSVPTLKAEYEKEMKKNRHQKIAQVVEQSKKEEEEAEIPNLRRVKAPTSGKVITLKELNDGVFSEGMVGEGAAIIMEGEDVNGFINIVAPFDGTITMLPANKNQFILKGDFGAEIVVLIGLDSYKLNGIGFEDALPLNSKVLAGEKIMSVNLRKMREENLDTHLIVAATGDSQYKKLKDLRPEASISHTFMKLEKI; the protein is encoded by the coding sequence ATGGAATTCTTTAAAAAATTATTTTGTAGAAAAAACAAAGTAGAAGTTCCAGCTAACGTAAGAAAATTAATCGATGCTCTTGGTGGAATCAACAACGTTTTAGCATACAACAACTGTGTTTCTCGTTTAAGATATGACGTTAAAGATATGTCATTAATTAACAAAGATGAACTTATTAATCTTGGGTTCAAATATGTAATTTACTTCGAAGGTCAAAACCACGTTCAAATCGTTTACGGTGTAGGTGTTGAAGAATTTAACAAATTAGTTAAAGACTCAGTGCCAACATTAAAAGCTGAATACGAAAAAGAAATGAAAAAAAACAGACATCAAAAAATTGCACAAGTAGTAGAACAATCTAAAAAAGAGGAAGAAGAAGCAGAAATTCCTAACCTTAGAAGAGTTAAAGCTCCTACAAGTGGAAAAGTAATTACTCTTAAAGAATTAAACGATGGTGTATTTTCAGAAGGAATGGTTGGTGAAGGTGCTGCGATCATTATGGAAGGCGAAGATGTTAATGGATTTATAAACATCGTTGCTCCTTTTGACGGAACAATAACAATGCTTCCAGCTAACAAAAACCAATTCATTTTAAAAGGTGACTTTGGTGCTGAAATCGTTGTATTAATTGGTTTAGATAGCTATAAACTTAACGGAATTGGTTTTGAAGATGCTTTACCATTAAACTCAAAAGTTTTAGCTGGTGAAAAAATTATGTCAGTTAACTTAAGAAAAATGAGAGAAGAAAATCTTGATACTCATTTAATTGTTGCTGCAACAGGTGATTCACAATACAAAAAACTTAAAGATTTAAGACCAGAAGCTTCAATTTCTCACACATTCATGAAACTTGAAAAAATCTAA
- a CDS encoding MHO_4530 family protein, translated as MLLIILLSIFAFLIMVSIFIATLFFFYLRSSSGIILFKIDNINKRALRLSAKYHFFSIIFDSKKTKFNQYSYIELSEFYKFFDKKTKDIISEYIDNPKDQKELEIEFNNNFYNSKNLTLFERIVIRLDTTLKKHEPYFLTINNVGNGNYICSIKWNRKKVFDNRIVLPYFKNNLQELKTNSESNYVLAFALKPYYFINQIAAEDISSIYNMLAINEKKHKFFYNRDSLFVVIPKKRQSKGYYTHFSNIIAQINKSFVSSKLFIAATIFEYGKISANQDLNNISNLINYSIFNILNDRSNYESYINMDKSFIESDRYKNFLDSYVTYIRKNTSNEFGIVVENVINYNSQNASDIQIAKIITKDFDPSLEKFFKNIPYLNFRFELAWYTYIQNKLPNVSKKTLFKVSQEVFIHDQFTHNEKSPSCLVYAYDSVFNYDQLKTIIAENLENKIPTSIYVNTIDKPILNLIDNLKIQLIVIGGQIASKIDKTDILFDCINITLKAKKNNTKTIYENLPKNLDSFIVKKADILGTYSTK; from the coding sequence ATGCTTTTAATTATTTTGCTTTCGATTTTTGCATTCTTAATAATGGTATCTATTTTCATAGCTACCTTATTTTTCTTTTACTTGCGTTCTTCATCTGGAATCATTCTTTTTAAAATTGACAACATCAACAAAAGGGCGTTAAGATTAAGTGCAAAGTATCATTTTTTCTCAATTATTTTTGATAGCAAGAAAACTAAATTCAACCAATATTCATACATTGAACTTAGTGAATTTTACAAGTTCTTTGATAAAAAAACTAAGGATATCATTAGCGAATACATCGACAATCCAAAGGATCAAAAAGAGCTTGAAATCGAATTTAATAACAATTTTTACAATAGCAAAAATTTAACTTTATTTGAACGAATTGTTATCAGACTTGATACAACATTAAAAAAACATGAGCCTTACTTTTTAACCATTAATAACGTGGGTAATGGAAATTACATTTGTTCAATTAAATGAAACCGTAAAAAAGTTTTTGACAATCGAATTGTGCTCCCTTATTTTAAAAATAACCTGCAAGAACTCAAAACCAATTCTGAAAGTAATTACGTGCTTGCTTTTGCACTCAAACCTTATTATTTTATTAACCAAATTGCTGCCGAAGATATTTCAAGTATCTACAATATGCTTGCCATAAACGAGAAAAAACACAAGTTCTTTTATAACCGTGATTCTTTATTTGTCGTGATACCTAAGAAAAGACAAAGCAAAGGCTACTATACACATTTTTCAAACATTATTGCCCAAATTAACAAATCATTTGTCTCTTCTAAATTATTTATTGCAGCTACTATTTTTGAATATGGAAAAATCTCAGCAAACCAAGATTTAAACAACATTTCCAACTTAATTAATTACTCTATTTTTAACATTTTAAATGACCGTAGCAATTATGAAAGCTACATCAATATGGATAAAAGTTTCATTGAAAGTGATCGATATAAAAATTTCCTTGATTCATATGTAACTTACATTCGCAAAAATACTTCGAATGAATTTGGAATTGTTGTTGAAAATGTTATCAATTACAACTCACAAAATGCTTCGGATATTCAAATTGCTAAAATCATTACTAAAGATTTTGATCCAAGTTTAGAGAAATTCTTTAAAAACATTCCTTACTTAAATTTTCGATTTGAATTAGCTTGATATACTTATATCCAAAATAAATTACCAAATGTTTCTAAAAAAACACTTTTTAAAGTATCTCAAGAAGTATTTATTCACGATCAATTCACACACAATGAAAAATCACCTTCATGTCTTGTGTACGCTTACGATTCAGTCTTTAACTATGATCAATTAAAAACAATTATTGCTGAAAATTTAGAAAATAAAATCCCAACTTCAATTTATGTTAATACCATTGATAAGCCGATTTTGAATTTAATTGACAACCTTAAAATTCAATTAATTGTTATTGGCGGTCAAATTGCGAGCAAGATTGATAAAACAGATATTTTATTTGATTGCATTAACATTACTTTAAAAGCTAAAAAGAACAACACTAAAACAATTTACGAAAACTTACCTAAGAATCTAGATAGTTTTATTGTTAAAAAAGCTGATATTTTAGGTACTTATTCAACCAAATAA